The genomic DNA GAAAGTCCTGGAACATCAACGTCATATTCTTGCCTTTCAATTATCCCCATTGGAACATCGAAAGCGTACTTTTCACACTTGAAATTCAGCGGAACGTAAAACGAAAGTTGAGGTGTAATGTCCTTTTCAAGATCGGAGAACTCTCGAAAATCGACCGTACTCTTGAACTTCAACATCTTATCGTTTTTATCAAGCGAAACCTCAACCTTCATTCTGGATGATTTTCCGAATCCAAACTCAAATACAATACTGTTTCTCAGTTCTCCACAGGTTCCTCTCTTTATTTTTACGTTTCTATGTATGTCGATCACATCGAGATACCTTCCAACAACCCAGGCATTCGCCTGCGCAAGCATCTCATTTGTTTGACGATTGATATCTTCCAAAATTAATCTGAAGTGTGCTCCACCACGTCTGGAATCAATGTATTCAATTTCGTTTTCTTTATCGAACAATGATACAAGCTTAGCAGTCGATAGATCAAAAACTGCCTTCAACTTCTCGTTCTCAAGTACATACTCGCGTGGTCTCTGAACTCTTGGATCTCTTGGAAGCTCTAACTTCAGCACTTTGAATGGTTCCTCATCAACTATGTAAGTAGAATATCCGAAAGCAGGCACATCAACTTCTACAAGAAGTTCAATGTAGGTATGTCCCCAGTAATGCTTAAAGCGTTTTTCAACAAATTGATGAGGTACTCTCTCACCGTTGACATTTCTCACAACAAGCCTATCAAGATCACCCTTCCAGTCCCATAAAACTATTTTCGCAACTTCCTTTCTTCTTTCGGGAGAAGGATTGAAGATATGGTAAATTCTCTTTATCCCTTTCCCTCTTGAATCTTGAGAAACCTTGTAGTCCTCAGATCCAAAAGCTACGCCTGCTCCTTCTGAAGTGTCGCATATTCCATTCTCACTTCCAACAAGGTCCTGAGTATTTATGTTCGAAGCCACTTCCACAAGAGCATTTTTCTTCTGTGACAGCAAAGTTGCCATAGTTTTCTGGAACAACCCCATGGCGTATTCTCTTGTCTCTGTAACTCCAGAACCCGGGATGATATCATGAAAATGATTGAACAGGATATTTATCCAGGCTTCTTTGATCTTGTCTCCTGGATACTCATAACCACTCCACAAATTGGAAAAGACCAGGAACTTTTCAGTTTCTTCAGCGGCAGCTTCCGACAATCTATTTGCCATCTTTATCCGTGATTGAGTAGTGAAACATCCATCGAATATGATATTCAGCTCACCTTCCACAACAGGCAATTTATTTTGCACTTCTTCCAATCTCTCAAAAAATTCCCTGTAAGTTCCAAATTTCACGTTCGGATAAATAGGATACTCTTTCATTCTGAGTATCTTCTCTATATCTCTTCGTGTTGGACCACCGCCATGATCTCCCACTCCATATACCTTAAGGGCATATTTTGAACCATACTTCTTGAAGAACTCCACTGCATACAAAGCCATATCAGGCGTGGGTGAACCGTTGTACCAGAAG from Thermotoga sp. includes the following:
- a CDS encoding alpha-mannosidase; the protein is MKLLETLTFIRKFKKQNSWAERIISELEFAYKLLELENEYEQLVKEAVHSLCKKLENGGYITEEIAKETERILEPMSTLAKSFTIIHVGHAHIDMNWMWGYHETVATTLDTFRTVLDLMEEYPEFTFAQSQASVYKIVEEHHPEMLESIKKRVKEGRWEVTASTWVEADKNMPNTESLVRHILYTKQYLSELFGLDKDDLMIDFEPDTFGHSKFTPTILHAGGVKYYYHCRGYDKEIAYRWRSPSGEVLVYREPFWYNGSPTPDMALYAVEFFKKYGSKYALKVYGVGDHGGGPTRRDIEKILRMKEYPIYPNVKFGTYREFFERLEEVQNKLPVVEGELNIIFDGCFTTQSRIKMANRLSEAAAEETEKFLVFSNLWSGYEYPGDKIKEAWINILFNHFHDIIPGSGVTETREYAMGLFQKTMATLLSQKKNALVEVASNINTQDLVGSENGICDTSEGAGVAFGSEDYKVSQDSRGKGIKRIYHIFNPSPERRKEVAKIVLWDWKGDLDRLVVRNVNGERVPHQFVEKRFKHYWGHTYIELLVEVDVPAFGYSTYIVDEEPFKVLKLELPRDPRVQRPREYVLENEKLKAVFDLSTAKLVSLFDKENEIEYIDSRRGGAHFRLILEDINRQTNEMLAQANAWVVGRYLDVIDIHRNVKIKRGTCGELRNSIVFEFGFGKSSRMKVEVSLDKNDKMLKFKSTVDFREFSDLEKDITPQLSFYVPLNFKCEKYAFDVPMGIIERQEYDVDVPGLSFCCARSSERTLGIFSKTKYGYRVKDNSISLTLIRAPHSPDMYSEIGEHKIEFAILADSKFLNNFSLVGLSYNYNHELTVLSNSVHPGKLPPVLGFADVNSSSSVISCIKFAENRKNQLVIRLYEIEGKTDEVVIVFKALKPLNAWFVDLNENSISTEDTIEIKGNQIKFRMNPYELKTLMVEFSE